CCCTCCCCCTCAGGCCGGCCGTGGGCCCCCGGGGGAAGGGGGCCAAGGAGGGGGGTGAGCTCGGCCTCCCCTTCCAGAAGGGCCCGCTCCTCGGGAGCGAAGATTTCCTGAGGCTCGTTCCAGATGAGGAGAGGCGCCTCCCGGGGGAAGCGCCCTTCGGGATCGGGAAACCAGGCCTTGAAGTGGGGCTCCGCCGTCACGGGGAGGGAGTAGCCCAGGGCCTGAAGGGCCCGGGGCAGGCCCGGCCCCGGGGCCAGGACCAAAAGGCCGAAGGACCACGCCTCCTCCCGCCCCTCCCGCCGCACCCGGGCGGACCGGGCCCGCCCCCCTTCCCGCTCCACCCCCAGGAACTCCCCGGACACGAGCCGCCCCCCGAGGGCCCTGAGCCTCTCCAGGAGGGCCATGCCGAGACCCTGGGCGGAAAGCCACCCCGCGGGGCGCACGTGGAGGCCGCCCAGGCCCCGGAGGTGGCCCAGGTAGGGGAAGACCTCCACCAGGGCGCCGGGGAGGAGGAGGTCCAGGCCGCTCGCCGCCTCCTTGGGGTAGGTGGCCGCCTCCCGGTGGACCCGGAGGGGCCCGGCGTGGGGGGCCTCGAGGGCCATGGCCTCCAGGCCCTCGAGGCGGCCCACGTACAGGTAGCCCCGCCGGTTGGGGCGGGCTACCTCGGCGAAGGAGGGGAGGAGGTCCAGGCTCTCCCGGACCAGGGCGGCCAGGTCCTCGTCCCCGGGCCAGAAGAGGCGGTAGGCCTCCGTGGACTTGTCGCTGGTGCAGGAAAGGGGGGCCTCCCGCTCCAGCACCCAGGGCCTGAGCCCCCTCCGCGCCAAAAAGTAGGCCGCGGAAAGGCCGGCAAGCCCCCCGCCCACCACCAAAGCCTCCACGCGCCGCTCCATGCCCAAAGCCTCCTTCCGGGTTCGCGCCCATCGTACACCGAGGCGGTATCCTCTTGGGAAGAGGGGTGCCATGCTGGAAGAAGCCTTGGCCGCCATCCAAAACGCCCGGGACCTGGAGGAGCTCAAAGCCCTCAAGGCCCGCTACCTGGGGAAGAAGGGCCTCTTGACCCAGGAGATGAAGGGCCTTTCGGCCCTTCCCCTGGAGGAACGCCGGAAACGGGGCCAGGAGCTGAACGCCCTCAAGGCCGCCCTCGAGGCGGCCCTGGAGGCGCGGGAAAAGGCCCTGGAGGAGGCGGCCCTCAAGGAGGCCTTGGAGCGGGAGCAGGTGGACGTGAGCCTTCCCGGGGCGCGCCTCTTCTCCGGGGGACTTCACCCCATCACCCTCATGGAGCGGGAGCTCGTGGAGATCTTCCGCGCCCTGGGCTACCAGGCGGTGGAGGGCCCCGAGGTGGAGAGCGAGTTCTTCAACTTTGACGCCCTGAACATCCCCGAACACCACCCGGCGCGGGACATGTGGGACACCTTCTGGCTCACTGGGGAGGGCTTCAGGCTGGAAGGCCCCCTGGGGGAGGAGGTGGAGGGGCGGCTCCTCCTCAGGACCCACACCTCCCCCATGCAGGTGCGGTACATGGTGGCCCACACCCCCCCTTTCCGCATCGTGGTCCCGGGCCGGGTCTTCCGCTTTGAGCAGACGGACGCCACCCACGAGGCCGTCTTCCACCAGCTGGAGGGCCTGGTGGTGGGCGAGGGGATCACCATGGCCCACCTCAAGGGGGCGATCTACGAGCTCGCCCAGGCCCTCTTCGGCCCAGGCTCCAAGGTGCGCTTCCAGCCCGTCTACTTCCCCTTCGTGGAGCCCGGGGCCCAGTTCGCCCTTTGGTGGCCCGAGGGAGGAAAGTGGCTGGAGCTGGGCGGGGCCGGGATGGTCCACCCCAAGGTCTTCCAGGCGGTGGACGCCTACCGGGAAAGGCTCGGCCTGCCCCCGGCCTACCGGGGGGTCACGGGCTTCGCCTTCGGGCTTGGGGTGGAGCGCCTCGCCATGCTCCGCTACGGCATCCCCGACATCCGCTACTTCTTCGGGGGCAGGCTCAAGTTCCTGGAGCAGTTCAAGGGGGTTCTATGAGGGTGCCCTTCTCCTGGCTCAAGCAGTACGTGCCCGAGCTGGAAAGCCCCGAGGTCCTGGAGGAGCGCCTCGCGGGCTTGGGCTTTGAGACGGACCGGATGGAGCGCCTCTTCCGGATCCCCCAAGGGGTGGTCTTCGCCCGGGTCCTCGAGGCCCACCCCATCCCCGGCACCCGGCTTAAGCGCCTGGTCCTGGAGGCGGAAAGCGTGGTGGAGGTGGTCTCGGGGGCGGAAAACGCCCGAAAAGGGATCGGAGTGGCCCTGGCCTTGCCGGGGACGGAGCTTCCTGGCCTGGGCCAAAGGGTGGGGGAGAGGGGGATCCAGGGGGTGCGCTCCTTCGGCATGGCCCTCTCCCCCAAGGAGCTCGGGGTGGGGGAGTACGGCGGGGGGCTTCTGGAGTTCCCCGAGGACGCCCTTCCCCCCGGCACCCCCCTGGCCGAGGCCTGGCCGGAGGAGGTGGTGCTGGACCTCGAGGTCACCCCGAACCGCCCAGACGCCCTAGGCCTTTTGGGCCTCGCCCGGGACCTCCACGCCCTGGGCTACGCCCTGGTGGAGCCCGAGGCGGCCCTAAGGGCGGAGGCCCTTCCCCTCCCCTTCGCCCTCAAGGTGGAAGACCCCGAGGGCGCTCCCCACTTCACCCTGGCCTACGCCTTCGGGCTGAAGGTGGGGCCAAGCCCCCTCTGGATGCAGCGGGCCCTCTTCGCCGCGGGCATGCGGCCCATCAGCAACGTGGTGGACGTGACCAACTACGTCATGCTGGAAAGGGCCCAGCCCATGCACGCCTTTGACCTGCGCTTCCTCGGGGAGGGGATCCTGGTGCGCCGGGCAAGGCCCGGGGAGCGGCTTAGGACCTTAGACGGGGTGGAAAGGACCCTCTCCCCTGAGGACCTGGTGATCGCCGGATGGCGGGGGGAGGAGAGCTTCCCCCTGGGCCTCGCCGGGGTCATGGGCGGGGCGGAAAGCGAGGTCCGGGAGGACACGGAGGCCATCGCCCTGGAGGTGGCCTGCTTTGACCCCGTGTCCATCCGCAAAACCGCCCGCCGCCACGGCCTGCGCACGGAGGCGAGCCACCGCTTTGAGCGGGGGGTGGACCCCCTGGGCCAGCTCCCCGCCCAGAGGCGGGCCCTAAGCCTCCTCCAGGCCCTGGCGGGGGCCCGGGTGGCCCAGGAGATCCTGGAGGAAGGCCGCCCCAAGCCCCCGGAGGCCATCCCCTTCCGTCCCCACTACGCCAACCGCCTCCTGGGCACGGCCTACCCCGAGGCGGAGCAAGTCGCCATCCTCAAGCGGCTCGGGTGCCGGGTGGAAGGGGAAGGCCCCGCCTATTGGGTCACCCCGCCCAGCCACCGCCTGGACCTGAGGCTGGAGGAGGACCTGGTGGAGGAGGTGGCCCGCATCCAGGGCTACGAGACCATCCCCTTGGCCCTCCCCGCCTTCTTCCCCGCCCCGGACAACCGGGGGGTGGAGGGGCCTTACCGCCGGGAGCGGGCCCTGAAGGAGCTTTTGGCGGGGCTCGGCTTCCAGGAGGTCTACACCTACAGCTTCATGGACCCCGAGGACGCCCGCCGCTTCCGCCTGGACCCCCCCCGCCTCCTCCTCCTCAACCCCCTGGCCCCGGAAAAGGCGGCCCTCCGGACCCACCTCTTCCCCGGCCTGGTGCGGGTGCTGAAGGAGAACTTGGACCTGGACCGGCCCGAGCGGGCCCTCCTCTTTGAGGTGGGCCGGGTCTTCCGGGAGCGGGAGGAGACCCACCTCGCGGGCCTCCTCTTCGGCGAGGGGGTGGGCCTCCCCTGGGCCAAGGAGCGGCTTTCCGGCTACTTCCTCCTCAAGGGGTACCTCGAGGCCCTCTTCGCCCGGCTCGGCCTGGCCTTCCGGGTGGAGGCCCAGGCCTTCCCCTTCCTCCACCCCGGGGTCTCGGGACGGGTCCTGGTGGAGGGAGAGGAGGTGGGCTTCCTCGGCGCCCTCCACCCCGAGATCGCCCGGGAGCTGGAGCTTCCCCCCGTCCACCTCTTTGAGCTCCGCCTGCCCCTCCCGGAGAAGCCCCTCGCCTTCCAAGACCCCTCCCGCCACCCCGCCGCCTTCCGCGACCTGGCCGTGGTGGTCCCCGCCCCCACCCCCTACGGCGAGGTGGAGGCTTTGGTGCGCGAGGCCGCAGGCCCCTATCTGGAAAGCCTCGCCCTCTTTGACCTCTACCAAGGCCCGCCCCTGCCCGAAGGCCACAAGAGCCTCGCCTTCCACCTCCGCTTCCGCCACCCCAAGCGCACCCTGCGGGACGAGGAGGTGGAGGAGGCCGTCTCCCGGGTGGCGGAGGTTCTTAGGGCCAGGGGGTTCGGCCTGCGCGGCTTGGACACCCCGTAACGCCACCCCATGCCGGCGCAAGCCAGGGCCCCGGCCAAAGGCCCCCGGTTGGCCGGGCGAAGGAACCCGGGGGAAAGGGGTATAAGCTTAGGGCATGCTCACCTGGGTGGACCTCCTGGCCCTCATGGTTCTGGCCCTCTCCCTGGCCCTGGGGTACCGGGGGGGGCTTGTCCTCGCCTGGGCCGGGCTCCTGGGCCTTCCCCTCTACGCGGCCGCCCTGGCCCTCGGCCTCCCCGCCCCCTGGACCGCCCTTGCCCTGGGGCTCGTCCTCGGGGCCTTGGCCAAAAGCCTCCCCCTCTTCCTCTCCGAGGCGGCGGAAAGGGGCCTCGGGCTTCTCGGGGGCGGCCTCCTCGGCCTCTTCCTCGCGGCGGCCATCTGGGCGGGCTTCCCCAGCGAGCCCGCCCCTTCCGGGGGGATCCGCTACCCCTCCCTCCGCCTGCCCACCCCCATCTACCAGGGGGTGGCGCAAAGCCCCTTCGCCCGCCGGGTCTTCGCCTGGGCTTGGGGAACGCCCTGGGCGCGGAAGGCCCTGGGCCTAGAGGGCCAGCACCTGCGATAGGCGCAAGAGGGCCCGGTTGATGTCCTTCCTGCGCTCCACCGCTTCCTTCAGGGGGGTGAGGTTCACCTCGCCCTCCACCTCCCCCACCATGACCCCGCTCGCCCCGCCCACCAGGGCCTCCACCGCGGCCGCCCCCAGGCGGCTCGCCAGGATCCGGTCCTTGGCCGTGGGGCTCCCGCCCCGCTGGATGTGACCGAGGACGGTGACCCGGGCCTCCACCTGGAGGTGCTCCTGGATGGCGGCGAGAAGCCCCGCGGCCCCGCCGGGGTAGGCCCCCTCGGCCACCACCACGATGGAGCTCTTCTTCCCCCGCCGCTGGGAGGCCTCCAGCACCTCGGCCACGGCCTTGGGGTCCACGGGCTCCTCGGGGACGGCGATGACCTCCGCCCCTCCGGCAAGGCCCACGTCCAGGGCGATGAACCCCGCGTGCCGCCCCATGACCTCTATGAAGAAGACCCGCTCGTGGCTCGCCGCGGTGTCCCGGATCCGGTCTATGGCCTCGAGGGCCGTGTTCACCGCGGTGTCAAAGCCGATGGTGTAGTCCGTGCCGTAGAGGTCGTTGTCTATGGTGCCCGGGACCCCCACCACCGGCATCCCGTGCTCCTCCACGAGGCAAAGGGCCCCGCGAAAGGTCCCGTCGCCGCCGATGGCCACCAGGCCCTCAATCCCCGCCGCCCGCAGCTTGGCGTAGGCCTTGGCCCGCCCCTCCTCCGTGAGGAACTCCTGGCTCCTCGCCGTGAGGAGGACCGTCCCGCCCCGCTGGAGGATGTTGGCCACGTCCCGCACCCCCAAGGGCACCATCTCCCCCTGGATCATGCCGGCGTAGCCGCGGCGGATCCCGATGACCTCCACCCCAAGGGCGTGGGCCTGGCGCACCACCGCCCGGATGGCCGCGTTCATCCCCGGCGCGTCGCCGCCGCTCGTGAACACCCCGATGCGTTTCATCCCTCTTCCTCCTCCAAGGCCAGTCGGTACGCCTCGTTCCGGGAAAGGCCCAAGGCCACGAGGGCCCGGACCAAGGCCCTCCCCGAAAGCCCCTCCTCCTTCAGCCTCCGGGCCAGGGCCTCGCCGTCTGGGGCCTCCAGGGCCTTGGGTCCCAGGACGAGGACGAACTCCCCCCGGGGCTCCTGGAAATACTCCAAGGCTCCCCGGAGGCTTCCGCGAAAGATCTCCTCGTGGAGCTTGCTGAGCTCCCGGGCCACCGCTACCGGGTGATCCGGCCCGTAGACCTCGAGGAGGTCCTCCAGGGTCTTGCGCAGGCGGTGGGGGCTCTCGTAGAGCACGGCCGTCCTCCCCTCCCGGGCCAAGGCCAGGATCCGCTCCCTCCGCTCCCTTCCCCCCTTGGGCAGGAACCCCTCAAAGGTGAAGCGGTGGGTGGGCAGGCCGGAGGCCACCAGGGCGGGGATCAAGGCCGTGGGGCCAGGAAGCGCTTCCACCCGCCAGCCCCACCCCAGGGCCAGGCGCACGAGCTCGGCCCCCGGGTCCGAGATCCCCGGGGTGCCCGCGTCCGTGGCGTAGGCCACGTAGCGGTAAGGCGCGAGGAGCTCCCGCGCCCGCCCTACCGTGTGCTGGTCTAAGCGGAGGGTGGGGGTGGGGATGCCGTAGTGCTTGAGGAGGAGCCCGGTGCGGCGGGTGTCCTCGCAGGCCACCACCTCCACCTCCTTGAGGACGCGGAGGGCCCTCAAGGTGATGTCCTCCAGGTTGCCGATGGGGGTGGGGACCAAGACCAGCCGCACGTCAACCCACCACGGGGCGAAGAAGGGCCAGGGCTTCCCGGAAGGGGAACTCGTAGAGGGAGCCCGAGGGCAGGGTGAACTCCAGAAGGTCCGGCGCCCCTCTGTAGACGATGCGCCGGAGCACCAAAGGCCCGGGCTCGGCCTCCACGTGGACGGTCAGGTAGTCGGGCTCCCGGTTGGGCTCGTCCTCGGCCTCCTCGGGGGCCTCGTCCCCCACCCCCTCCTCCAGGCGGCGCAAGGCCTCGGCCAGCTCCACCTTGGCCACGCGCACCTCCTCCTCCAGGGTCCCTTCGGAGAAGCGGAGGACGGCCTCCTCCCCGTCCCCATAGGCCTCGAGGCCCCAGAGGGGCTCCTTCTCCCCCCCCGGAGGCACCGCCACCTCCAGGCCCCCGTCAGAGAGGAGGCGGAGGACCGCCCCGCAGGCCTCGCAGTCCACGAGGTCCCCCACCTCGTACCCTTCCAGCTCCAGCGCCTCGCCACAGACCGGGCAGACCATGCGCACCCCCTGGATTCTAATGGGGCCGGGGCGTCCCCGGCTCGGAAAGGGCCTTTCCAAACCTAAGTGGCTGCACGTTGATTTCGCGACACGGGTTGCCCGAAATAAGTCTTGGAAAGGTCCTTTTGGGGCCCCAACCGCGGCTTTCGCCGCGGTGGGGTACTTAGCCCTTGTAGCGGGCAATGCAGGCCCGGACCTCCTCCAAGGCCGCCCTCCGGTCCCGCCAGCCCGTGACCTTGACCCACTTCCCCTTCTTGGCCTCCAGGGCCTTGTAGGTCTCAAAGAAGTGCTGGATCTCCTGCTTCACCCCCTCGGGGACGTCCCCGATGTCCTGGATGTGGTCCAGGCGCTGGTCCTCGGCCACCACCCCGATGACCTTGGCGTCCCCGCCCTTCTCGTCCTCCATGAGGAGGAGGCCCACTACCCGGACCTCCACCACCACCCCGGGGAGGAGGGGGTAGGTGGAGAGGACGAGGCCGTCCAAGGGGTCCCCGTCCTCGGCCAGGGTGGAGGGGATG
This region of Thermus thermophilus genomic DNA includes:
- a CDS encoding NAD(P)/FAD-dependent oxidoreductase, which encodes MERRVEALVVGGGLAGLSAAYFLARRGLRPWVLEREAPLSCTSDKSTEAYRLFWPGDEDLAALVRESLDLLPSFAEVARPNRRGYLYVGRLEGLEAMALEAPHAGPLRVHREAATYPKEAASGLDLLLPGALVEVFPYLGHLRGLGGLHVRPAGWLSAQGLGMALLERLRALGGRLVSGEFLGVEREGGRARSARVRREGREEAWSFGLLVLAPGPGLPRALQALGYSLPVTAEPHFKAWFPDPEGRFPREAPLLIWNEPQEIFAPEERALLEGEAELTPLLGPLPPGAHGRPEGEGFLALYNPLPREEAAPSGCLPSPPPFAGEVALRGLFPLLPGLRALLGVRPRVDGGYYVRTPENRPLLGPLEEGVWVLGALSGYGVMAALGAGNALAAWALGEGVPAWAWAFAPGRFLDPAYRPKEGAARFQL
- the pheT gene encoding phenylalanine--tRNA ligase subunit beta, producing MRVPFSWLKQYVPELESPEVLEERLAGLGFETDRMERLFRIPQGVVFARVLEAHPIPGTRLKRLVLEAESVVEVVSGAENARKGIGVALALPGTELPGLGQRVGERGIQGVRSFGMALSPKELGVGEYGGGLLEFPEDALPPGTPLAEAWPEEVVLDLEVTPNRPDALGLLGLARDLHALGYALVEPEAALRAEALPLPFALKVEDPEGAPHFTLAYAFGLKVGPSPLWMQRALFAAGMRPISNVVDVTNYVMLERAQPMHAFDLRFLGEGILVRRARPGERLRTLDGVERTLSPEDLVIAGWRGEESFPLGLAGVMGGAESEVREDTEAIALEVACFDPVSIRKTARRHGLRTEASHRFERGVDPLGQLPAQRRALSLLQALAGARVAQEILEEGRPKPPEAIPFRPHYANRLLGTAYPEAEQVAILKRLGCRVEGEGPAYWVTPPSHRLDLRLEEDLVEEVARIQGYETIPLALPAFFPAPDNRGVEGPYRRERALKELLAGLGFQEVYTYSFMDPEDARRFRLDPPRLLLLNPLAPEKAALRTHLFPGLVRVLKENLDLDRPERALLFEVGRVFREREETHLAGLLFGEGVGLPWAKERLSGYFLLKGYLEALFARLGLAFRVEAQAFPFLHPGVSGRVLVEGEEVGFLGALHPEIARELELPPVHLFELRLPLPEKPLAFQDPSRHPAAFRDLAVVVPAPTPYGEVEALVREAAGPYLESLALFDLYQGPPLPEGHKSLAFHLRFRHPKRTLRDEEVEEAVSRVAEVLRARGFGLRGLDTP
- a CDS encoding inorganic diphosphatase — translated: MANLKSLPVGDKAPEVVHMVIEVPRGSGNKYEYDPDLGAIKLDRVLPGAQFYPGDYGFIPSTLAEDGDPLDGLVLSTYPLLPGVVVEVRVVGLLLMEDEKGGDAKVIGVVAEDQRLDHIQDIGDVPEGVKQEIQHFFETYKALEAKKGKWVKVTGWRDRRAALEEVRACIARYKG
- the rsmI gene encoding 16S rRNA (cytidine(1402)-2'-O)-methyltransferase, with the protein product MRLVLVPTPIGNLEDITLRALRVLKEVEVVACEDTRRTGLLLKHYGIPTPTLRLDQHTVGRARELLAPYRYVAYATDAGTPGISDPGAELVRLALGWGWRVEALPGPTALIPALVASGLPTHRFTFEGFLPKGGRERRERILALAREGRTAVLYESPHRLRKTLEDLLEVYGPDHPVAVARELSKLHEEIFRGSLRGALEYFQEPRGEFVLVLGPKALEAPDGEALARRLKEEGLSGRALVRALVALGLSRNEAYRLALEEEEG
- the pfkA gene encoding 6-phosphofructokinase, giving the protein MKRIGVFTSGGDAPGMNAAIRAVVRQAHALGVEVIGIRRGYAGMIQGEMVPLGVRDVANILQRGGTVLLTARSQEFLTEEGRAKAYAKLRAAGIEGLVAIGGDGTFRGALCLVEEHGMPVVGVPGTIDNDLYGTDYTIGFDTAVNTALEAIDRIRDTAASHERVFFIEVMGRHAGFIALDVGLAGGAEVIAVPEEPVDPKAVAEVLEASQRRGKKSSIVVVAEGAYPGGAAGLLAAIQEHLQVEARVTVLGHIQRGGSPTAKDRILASRLGAAAVEALVGGASGVMVGEVEGEVNLTPLKEAVERRKDINRALLRLSQVLAL
- the pheS gene encoding phenylalanine--tRNA ligase subunit alpha is translated as MLEEALAAIQNARDLEELKALKARYLGKKGLLTQEMKGLSALPLEERRKRGQELNALKAALEAALEAREKALEEAALKEALEREQVDVSLPGARLFSGGLHPITLMERELVEIFRALGYQAVEGPEVESEFFNFDALNIPEHHPARDMWDTFWLTGEGFRLEGPLGEEVEGRLLLRTHTSPMQVRYMVAHTPPFRIVVPGRVFRFEQTDATHEAVFHQLEGLVVGEGITMAHLKGAIYELAQALFGPGSKVRFQPVYFPFVEPGAQFALWWPEGGKWLELGGAGMVHPKVFQAVDAYRERLGLPPAYRGVTGFAFGLGVERLAMLRYGIPDIRYFFGGRLKFLEQFKGVL